TGCGGGGGGTGCAGTGAGGCACAGTGGGGGCATGGAGGATGCGGTGGGGGCGCAGTGGAGGCGCGCTGAGGCGCAGTGGGGGCACGGAGGATGCGGTGGGGGCGCGGGGGATGCGTGGGGGGTACGGGGGGGCTCGAGGGGGGTCGCAGGGGATGCGGTGGGGGCGTGGGGGATGCTGTGGGGCGTGGTGGGGGCGCGGGGGGGTCGCGGGGGatgcggggggcgcgggggatgcggtgggggcgcgggggaggcagggggagcgcGGGGGAAtgcgggggggggcgcggggatgcGGTGGGGGCGCGGGGGAtgcgggggggggcgcgggggatgCGGTGGGGGCGCGGGGGATGCGGTGGGGCGCGGTGGGGTCGCGGGAGAtgcggggggggcgcgggggatgCGGTGGGGCGCGGGGGGGATGCGGTGGGGCGCGGTGGGGCGCGGGGGATGCGGTGGGGCGCGGGGGATGCGGTGGGGGCGCGGGGGATGCGGGTGGGGCGCGGTGGGGTCGCGGGAGAtgcggggggggcgcgggggatgCGGTGGGGCGCGGGGAATGCGGTGGGGCGCGGGGAATGCGGTGGGGCGCGGGAGAtgcggggggggcgcgggggatgCGGTGGGGCGCGGGGAATGCGGTGGGGGCGCGGTGGGGTCGCGGGAGatgcgggggggcgcgggggatgCGGTGGGGGCGCGGGGGATGCGGTGGGGCGCGGTGGGGTCGCGGGAGATGCggtgggggcgcggggggccgcgggggtgTCGCGGGGGATGCGGTGGGGGCGTGGGGAATGCGGTGGGGCGCGGGGGATGCGGTGGGGGCGCGGTGAGGACGCGGTGGGGGGCGCGGGTGTGAACCCCCTCCCCGGGGACAAGGACTAGGCGAGCGCACACGGGTGCAGAACTTTATTCAGCGCGGGGATCCGGGCAGCCCCGCCGTGCATGGGCGGTGCGGGGTCACCTGGCCGCCCAGCCCGGCCAGGTGAGCGCCCCCGGCTGCCGGGTGGCGCGGCCGGGGGGCGGCGTGGGGGGCGGCGTGGGGGACGGCGTGGGGGGCGCGGGCGCCGAGGTCGCGGGTCCCCGGCTGGACGTCGCGGGCCCCTCTGGAGCCGACCCCCACTTGAAGCCGATCCCGGACAGGCAGAGGAGACGGTGCTGGCCGTTGACGGTCAGGAGCCGCGGGGCCCGcgccggggcctgggcgctgaacGGGCGGCCGATCGGAGCCCGAAGGCGGCCTCGCGCCCCTCGCTGGTGACCAAGCGCAGCCGCCAGACGCAGGCGAGCGCGCGCCCGTCCACCGCGGTCACGCGCTCGCCCGGCCGCAGCGCCAGCTCCTGCGCGCGCCCGCCCGGCGCTCCGTAGCGCGCGCTCCAGCACGAGCCGAACCGCAGCTGgatgctgggggcggggcgggggcggggcaggaagcggaagggcggggcggggcggggcaggaagCGGaagggcggggcagggagggaagggaaggaaagagaagggaagggtcaGTCCGTGCTGCCCACCCGGCCCTTCCCCTTCAGGTTGCAGCCTCCTTCCCAATAGCACGCACGACCGACCGTCTGTCTGtaggtctgtctgtgtgtgtgactatCCctacgtctgtctgtctgtcggtcagTCTGTCATCATCTCTCTCCGGGACCAGGCCAGCACACAGCCTGGCGCAAGTCCGGGGGTCCTCTGGCCTGGGCTTCTTTCGGACACACTCCTTCCCCCGGGTCCCCCGGGGTGTGGGTCTGGCCCTGAGGGTGGGCGAGCCCTGGATTGTGCCGCTGTTGTGTTTTCGCAGGCTATGTCCAGCCGCAGTGCCCGGGGTAGTGCCCTCCCACTGCCACCTCTTCCCGAGGGTCTGCCCAGCTCACACTCCCCTCAAGGAGGCGACCCAGGCACCCGCACTGAGGCCTGAGGCCCTGCTCCTAAACCCAACAGGCCAGCCGGGGGCCTGAGGGGGCCTGAGGCAGCAAGTCAGGCTCTGCCTGGTACTGGTGTTTTCCACCCGGCCCTTGGTGGTCTGGACTTGTGGAAACTTCAGCCTTTCCCGCCCTCGCAGGCTAAGACAGGCCCACCTGGGGCTGCCAGATGAAATGCAGGACTTTAGTTCAATTTGAGCTTCAGATAAacaatgaataatttttatttaagtattatgttaaaaaattaatacagctcaaggctggtgctctactacttgacccacagctctacttctggctttttactggttagttggagataagagtctcatggactttactgcctgggctgactttaaagtgcaatcctcagatctcagcctcctgagtagcggggatcacaggtgggagccaccagtgcccggctaagtTTCTGATTTTTAAGGAATAAATATACTCCAAACACTGCACAAGACACACTTCAACTAAAAGATTGCCCATTGTTTATCTGGAACTCAATGAAGTTGGGTGTCCTCTACTTGTATTTGCTAAATTTAGCAACCATAATCTGAGACACTGGGGGCACTGCAGGATGGACAAGAACTCCCACACTTCAAATCTGGACACAGGCAGGTGAGGAATGGTTTCCGCTCCACTCCCATGCATGGTTTCTGTCTCTACCAGGGGTCCCTAAGGTCACCAGAACCCTGGGAGGGGACCTCCAAGCTTTAGTGGTCCTTTCTTACCAGGGTCCCCTTTCCAGCAGCCTCTTCACAGCCCTTCACCTCCTGCCTACCTGGGCCAGGAATTTCAGTCTGGCAAGGGAGCTTTCAGGTCAGGCCGGGAAAGTTGGATAATTGAGGCCAGGAAGACAGCATGGTCTTTAGTGGAGCAGCCGCAAGGCACGGGTACAATGTAGGCATCGAGGGAGAGCAAGGAGCCTCACTCACCCCTTGATGAAGCCCAGGATGCCCACGAAGACACGGATTGCCCGGATCTCACCCTGTTCTTCACCCTTGACGTAGAAGTAGGCGCCGCCTCCTGGGCCCTGCATCTCTGGGAAAAGGTGTATGGAAAGGTGAAGCAGCAGGAGAGAGCTTGGGGCCATGCTGCATCTTCACACATGGGTACTTCACACCTAGTACTGGACAGTGGGAGGCCAGGGCTGCTGGGGCAGCCTGGCAGAGTGGGGCTCACCCTGGGCTCTGCAGGCAGGGCTGGCGAGGAGGGCCAGGGTCAGCAAGAACAGCATTGTGGTCAGTGCCTGGACACAGTCTTGCAGTCAGAAGCTTCGGAGGGAGGCCAGACCTCAAGGATGTTCTGGGGAGGACACATCAATTGTGAGCCTGGAAAGGGCAGCCAGAGGTCTTTAGGGAACCTTCCTTTCCcactacagtgtgtgtgtgtgtgtgtgtgtgtgtgtgtgtgtgtgtgtgtgtgtgtgtgtgtactggagcttgaactcatggcctggttgCTGCTCAgcattttccctcaaagctagaaTTCGACCACTttttgccacagctccatttctggcttgttggtgatTCATGGGCGATAAGCgtttcacagtcttttctgcctcagatggctttgaaccacgatcctcagatctcagcctccttagtggctaggattccaggtgtgagccagtgctgGCTTTCCCCAGGCTTTGTGAGCTGAGAGAAGAGCCTGAGCCTGTGGTACCCCTCCAGTGTCACTGTTCTGAAGTGTTGTAGCAAGGTCTGATCAAGGAATCCCAGGCCCCCTATCTTGGGCCCTGCAAGATCTGAAGCTGCTCCAGGAAGAGCCCTGTATGGGAAggaagcctccccccccccggcccccgttCCCTGACTTAGCTCCTGATGGTCAACCCACATCCCCTCTGCCCTCTCCTGGGTGACAGCAAACCCCACTCAGGCCCAGGCCTTCCTTACCTGCACTGCTTGACCTGGGCCCTCATCCTGCATGTTTATAACTGGGGGTTGGTGGTGGCTGGGGGACCTCCACCACTgtggctctgcccctcccctcagGGGTTCGTGCAGGAATGCAGAACTCTCCATCCTGGGACACTGTTTGCGTTCCTGTCCACAGCTTGGGGACAAATGAGCCCCACAGCCGAGGCCATGCTCTGCAAGGATCCACCATGGACTGTgctggagctggaagaggagcgaGGTGGTCACACTTGGTGACATCAACCAACTCAGGCAAAGCATGGGGCCCAGGCCAAGGGACCAGTGTTTGCTCAGATTTCCTGAGGTGTGCAGTGGCCTGGACGCATAGGAGAGAGGACAGGAAGTTCCGCCCATGAGGGCTGTCCAGAGGTAGCAGTGTCCAGGGAAGATGGCCAGCCCTGGAGAACATGCAGAACACCCCCCTCATTCGGACAAAGGTGCTTGCACTCTCTTCCAATGCTCTCCTGGAAAGGACTCGTTCCTCCCCTCCCTGCAAGGACTGCTCACACCAGCACCTAGGAATCGAGCACTTACATGGCCAGGGCTCTTACCAAGTTCTCTTGAACCCTAAGGCAACCTTGAGCCTGGCTTAGCCAAGGGGCCATTTTGTACATTTTGTACGTTGAGATGCTAAGAGCTTTGGATCATTCCCTACGTTACCAGGGAGTTGGAGAGAGAATCCAGGTTTTTGCTTGGGGGCTTTTTGGGTGTGTgttgatagtggggcttgaactcagggcttgggcactgttcctgatctttttgttttgttttgttttgttttttttgatcaaggctagtgctcttctactatttgaaccacagctccacttccagcttttttggtgcgtAATCGCAGATAAGTGTCTCTAGCGTTTGTCTGCTttgactggcttcaaatggtgatccttagatctcagcttcctaaggagctaagattacagacatgagccactggcacctgacttcaaGGTGTGTAACTTCTAAGCCTTATCTATGGCCCCTGCATTGTGAAtactcaccctcccccccaccgtgCCCCTCGGCACTGCCTTGGGCATCCAATGCTCCCTCGCCCCCTTCCTGAGTTCCCCTGACAGCATtcacccttttcttcttcctagcTTATGAGTAGCACAGCTCAGTCCAAGGCTGCCCTGTCCAGCCTGTCCAGGGCCTGGGAGAGGCATTCAGTGGTGGGCagcaacaccccccccaaaaaaaagcctggCACAGACTCCTAATGCTGCTGCAATGACTGGGGCGGgggcaaggaggaagaggagctgcaTAGCAGAACTGCCATTGTGCTGAGCCCTATGCAAACAGCAAGCCACCAGGCAAAGGACACAGGGAAAGGGCACCAGAACAGCACACAAAGGGCTGGTGGAAAGGCTGTCAAGCctgaagtggaaaaacctccttTGCAAGTTTCATTGCCATTTGGGGCCCTTTTTTCTGCCCAGCCAGGGTCGCTTCCTGGGAGGGGATGGGCAGGGAGCTGGGGCGGGCAGGGGTCCAGCGATCTGGGTGAGGGGTAGCAGGTAGACATGGCATCTTGTTATTCTATGTGTGGCCACATTGTGCCTATTTaactgagtaaactgaggcctgcagAGGGGCGTGTTTGTTCTTCACAAACACGGAGGCCAGAACAGGTGAACATAAGCCTCCTGCCCCGGGGAGCCGGCACCCTGAAGACCCGTGTTCTGGGCTGGCTGGAGAGGCCACATCCTCAGTAAGGAGGCCTCAGCCCAGCAATTCCTGGGCCTGGTTTCCACCAAGAGCTGAAGAACTGCCCTCCAGACCTGATAGGCTGAGGGCTGCAGGTGACTGGGCTAAGAACACCCCATTGCTGGCTGCGagctttgagcctcagatctcagcttcctgtgtagctagtgcTTTAGGCCTAATTGAGAAgatttgggggtggagggagagaggttgCACCAAGCCAGTCTGTGGTGAGGAACCATCCTTGGGCCAGACCTGTCCCTCCCAGAACCCAGGGTGATTAATTACAGGTCAGAGAGAGCCAAGCAACAAAGGAGGCAGGCGGGTGGCTGGGATGGCCAGCTTTTGGC
This genomic stretch from Perognathus longimembris pacificus isolate PPM17 chromosome 23, ASM2315922v1, whole genome shotgun sequence harbors:
- the Zg16b gene encoding LOW QUALITY PROTEIN: zymogen granule protein 16 homolog B (The sequence of the model RefSeq protein was modified relative to this genomic sequence to represent the inferred CDS: inserted 1 base in 1 codon) — protein: MLFLLTLALLASPACRAQEMQGPGGGAYFYVKGEEQGEIRAIRVFVGILGFIKGIQLRFGSCWSARYGAPGGRAQELALRPGERVTAVDGRALACVWRLRLVTSEGREAAFGLRXGRPFSAQAPARAPRLLTVNGQHRLLCLSGIGFKWGSAPEGPATSSRGPATSAPAPPTPSPTPPPTPPPGRATRQPGALTWPGWAAR